gtttggtgggagggtctaccatagtaggacaaaatgtggctaactcgtttgatctcctcgtataagcctcgatttctgacccagtcatcttcaaatgataaaactcatcctccagcttgtggatgtcttcccgagtacagtactcacgtttaatcagttccttgaagtcattccaaggggtggcgttagcagctgccaaccctaggatctgcacctgcgcgttccaccaagtcaacgcgatcccttccaaagtaccagtggcaaacTTAACCCTGCgtgcttcagggcattcacacatctcgaacacagactcgagcttttcaaaccagtggaggagtccaactgctccttcagtgccactgaacgtgctaggacgacaatccataaagttcttgaaagtgcaaactggttgctgagcgtgctgacctattgtgtatgaataggacaaagttaaacacaaagtgggtttaggagtgtaggatctaaagaccctagttacgactgcagggtttacctcctgcttgtatggctgcaagtgctgcagcaattcgttcgttaatgagagccgtcaactgggcttgagtcatgttgatatATCCGGCCATGACCTttatagcaaatgtaacgtaagtgagaatggttcgcgagtagtacgatgacagaagagtgtaagcacataggtgttctcaagcaataacaagtaatgagaaatgtaatctaagcatactacgagcaaagttctatgcaattctagcatgtaggcaataaacataaaccttattacctagtatgtcgagtcttgcacgtggagcgaagcgtcgttgtggatcgttgagagcactgttctggttatagtctggttttaataaaaacgttttcccatattaaaaccaagttctctataaccaatggctctgataccaatctgtcacacccccaaaatcgacctgcggagtatcaccgcttgggagcgtgactgaccaggatcaagccaccaatcatatagaacattgtataaagtaaaagtaattgcaatataaaccaaaccaaatccatatgaaaggtgtttccaaaacataagtaagatatcattgtttagcggaagcgtattattagAAATCCCATAGTAAATAAGTATCAAAtctcaaaagtgtttaacaagataatcacgatccaagccccacaacgaccagcttctccgtgtgcaagctccatatacctaacgacctgcaaggcatgtaacagaggatcaacaactagttgagcgagttcacagaaagtaaatgcgtaatagtaagttcgtttgtaacaggtggctctactgggccgttagtacgttctattggtgggggcttcccatgttgtataactaCTAGACTACTcataaccataagtatccttcacaaccgaggatagtagtgagtatgagtacacgtaggttttacgtgtgtatccttcacaaccgaggatagtagtaagtataaatgcacgtaggttttacgtgcgtatccttcacaaccgaggatagtagtaagtataagtgcgcgtaggttttacgtgcgtatccttcacaaccgaggatagtagtaagtataagtgcgcgtaggttttacgtgcgtatccttcacaaccgaggatagtagtaagtataagtctacgtagattgtaagtatgtgtcctgcacaaccgaggacagtgaatagtataagtatgtgtcctgcacaaccgaggacagtggtatggtagtctagtatgagtgtcagtatgaatctattcaatcatattccttcaatcccattcccaagcccttgggaatcccatgccttagtaagggtgtgaactcaccttggtttgctcggtatgctaggttatgcactcacaagtaatcagtcaagtcctattgtgtgcacgtgtaataaatcagttcatgttcgtattaATACGCATACAATCTATGTCATAACATGTACTTAAGCCATtatcatgtatcacgtaagcaGATAAACAAAGTCGTGCAGTTCATGTTTCATGTAGGTGTCATTTACAGTCCGCACTATCATGGTTGTTCATATTGTACTTGACAGAGTTAACACACGTAACGAAAGTGACAAATTAGCAGAGTTAGTAAGTTAACACATTCACAACCCATTAGGGTTTCATGCTTAACAGAGTTAAACCGGAACTATCATACTAAACAGAGTTCATAACTTAACATGGTTGCATATGTACTTTCACCGAGTTATGTTAACATTAAAAGTCGGATACAAGGTTACACACTTAAAAAGTCGGACATCTTCATCTCAAATAAACTCGGACTTAATGTCCTTGAGTAACTCGGacataagtgtgtgtgtgtgggggggggggttaacaaGGTCGGACAAAAGGAGCATGAtgtcaaaaactcggaccaagagGGCAGGGGTTAAACTCGGACCCTAGATCAACAAACTCGGACCCCCACCCTTTATCTAAATAAAGTCGGACATGGTTTAttatcattaaactcggacctcttTACAAATTAATCATCGGACAAGGTAACTTATCACTAAACTCGGACCAGACAATAGTCACAAAGTCAGACTACCATCCATTTTATCAAACTCGGACTCCCTATATACATCTAAACTCGGTCCAATATAAAATAAATGGAACTCGGACCACTTTGATTAGTTTAAACTCGGACATTATGTTTTGTTAATATACTCGGACATGATACTCCTTATTAAACTCGGATACACATAGTAGTGATGAAACTCAGACAAACTAGAAATCACAAAACTCTGAGTAACATTAATCATATGATCGTAGAGATTATAGCAGTTACGATTTCACTGTTTCATCattctaaaaaccctaacttcatatGCGATGACGGAagaacataacaaatcatcaaatgctaatcaacaacaacaattttCACAATGATAACCTATCCAGCATGTATCTAATCATGTCATAATCTCAACTATTCAAGATCAAGtcacagaatatcacatgagaaactagggttttccatgaacacataatcaagaaatctataaacaataatcatttgatagaatcaagaaatcaacaatcaacaatcatttaccttgtgatgatcctagggAAATGtgaaatcaaaagtgatgattagcttgccaatgatgatggtgatgattgctagagagctaaagaaatgaaagtacgtgcttggattcttgtgtgtgtggtttagtgaagaattagggttaagtataattaagttttcactaataactcttcacaccctcaattattctattttacaaaggtacaccatctcaatcaatttcacagtttcaccaccaagttcacatacttgacaagtctatcacaattaacaaacaaccatgcacaatcacacaacacaattcATTGTATCAACACGTTACATTGAATTAAACAACTGGACAAcacataaacgtgcaataaatgcgaaataacaatcttggaaattcaagttgtcacagtATATATCATCAGGGGATcacaaatggtatcgggtatcggtaccggtaccaaatttaccaaactgggtatattttcggtaccggtatcaaatCTACCAAATCGggtatattttcggtaccgaattggtaccaAATTTTGACATTTTTGGTATCGGTTCGGCACCGGCATTCACTGGTTTTTACTCTCAAATACCGGTACTGTACccgtaccgaccggtaccgaaccgtaccgtattAGGTACCGGTACCTACATTTGGGGATTtttggtaacggtattttcggtaccgttTGGTACCGAGCTTATCAAATtctgtagcaacgtagcaacgCAAGTAATTACACCGTTTAGATTAGTTTTCATACACAACccaatgaatagtaacatcatcaaggggatgagcaaatggtatcgggtactcCAAATTCGGGAGTCAAAAAGTTTTATAAAACGTTCTTGGTGGAAAAAATGTGAATGAAAGAACCGGGTATATTTTCGGTACCCAATCGGTACCGATTTTTtacattttcggtatcggttcggcaccggtattcaacgatttttaccctcaaataccgataccgtaccagctatattcggtaccggtacccacttttggggatcttcagtaaccggtattttcggtaccggttggtaccgagctcatcaaatcctgtagcaacgcaaaCAATTGCATTGTttatatattagattatttaaaATCGATTTTTTTAGTACGAAGTGACTATCGTTACCacatcatttttatttatgttttgatattcagtATCTGCTTGTCGTTGCCGACACACGTTTTGCAGACATTAgatccccgccgcaacgcgcgggccgAAAGTCAACTAGTTTATTTTCATTTAAAAAACAATTGAGTTGCAATTGCTTAGGAACCACCTTAAATTGTACatacatacaaaaaaaaaaacaataacttATATACTTTTCTATTCAATTTCTATatacatacaaaaaaaaaaaaaccttaaatacttttctatttcagttttttttaaagtttaatttttatattattagaCTACTATCATGACATTTTGAGTTTATTTTGTTTTTCTCTTATAACTTTGAATATAAGATAACGTTACCATCGGAAGTTTTACTTATGTTCATTTTATGGATTTTGATTGATGTAAAATACGACTTTATTATTTGGGCTTTGTCTTTTGTTTTATACAAAATACCAATGCAATAATGAATCGAAGATCGAATTTCTGCCGCAACGTGTGTGCGTTCTATTACTTTGAATAATTTCATACGTGTGTGATAAAGTGATAAGTACAACGTTTACACATTTATGGCATAGAAGGGTGAAATTCCATCCATGCCTTTAAAAATGGGTCAATCTTTGCTGCGCGTTCAACAATGTCCAGCTGCGCTTGGGCACTTGAGAAGGAGCATTCAAGATGAcgacattaaaaaaaaaaaaaaaaaaaaaaaaaaccttgctCGCATCTTCCACGAACCAGTAAACAAAATACCTTGTAAATTTCTTAATTAATACCAAGACATTGGAAAAAAAGAGAAAAACCTTGATCAGGGGCGGATCCAGGGGTGTTTtgggggttcccaggaaccccctcggtttggaaaaaatgaaaaaaattagtggaaaccttgtatgatttgggaaaaaatagtgagaatttaACAAAAGGAACCTGGTGAAAAAATTCATGGATCCGCCACTGACCTTGATCACATCTTCCACGAACGAACCTGTAAACAAACAAATATCATGTAAATTTCTCAATAAATACCAACCAAGTTGGCTCTTGCTCTACCAAACTAAACACAAGTCTTCGTTTATCCCTTAGCTAGCATAATGATTTTCGACTCCCCTAACGACGCCATGCCATGGGTCGGCTTGTATATTGCAGTTGCATCCGTGATATGCATCCTTGCAATAGCAGCTGATGTTGTCCAAGGTTTTCGGCAATGGAAGCTCTGGTTTCCAAATAGATTTTTCACACTTAATGCTGCTACGATCACACTTGTTGCGATAGCTATGAAACCAGTCGTGGATCTCCCTAATGAAGTGCCTGATTATAAAGCTAATAATTTTAAGGTAGTCAGCATGAGTTTCTTGATCACAATGCTAGGCAATCTTCTCCCTTCTCTAGGACTTTTGGATGGCAGAGAGCTTCTAATGAACATGGTGGCTTTGGGTATCCTTATTAtcaccatttttgtaaattttgtgaTCCAGTTTGATATATCAAACTTGGTGTCTACATTTCTTTTGATCTTTATTACTCTATGGCCATTTTCAGTTGCTGTAACAGTTTCAGCAACTAGAAAAAACTTGGAACACCGGTACAAGGAGTCCCAATCATTGGTTTCATGTCATCAAGAGAAAATGTTTTCCTACAAGGAACACAAACGTCTTGTTAAAAAGTATTGGATGATGACAGAAACTCATAACCCCCAATTTGTAATTGCTTGTTCGCCAATTTCTTCTGCTTTCGGGGTTATATGCTCGTTCTTTGGCTTACGTGGAGTGTTCCAAATATATGTCCTATGTGCAGGTGACATTACATTTACAGACTCTGTTATTTCAGATTATAAGTGGTCATCGGACATAATTGTGTGGGTGCAAACAATTGGGATTGTATTAGGCGGTATTGCACCAACTTTTAGATGTTTCACATCTATTGGTCATTACAACCTCTCCAAGAAATGGAGCAAGAACCAGTTAAACGTGTTTCGAGTCGAGAAACATTGGATTGAAACGCTCCAAAAGTGGAAGCGTAGTCATGTTCACTTACATATTCCGGGCCACCATTGCAAAATAGTTTTTCATTATATAAAAAACACCATTTTGAACATTTGGATAACAATTCATATTGGGGTTTTGATTATATGTAAAATAATATGTCTCATTCCGAGAACATTTCTCATCTTGCTCTCTTGTTGCTGGCATTTTATTAAGTcatttttgaaaaggtttaaaaatgTAGCAAATGCATCAAGTAACAATATGAGCTTAGGAATAGAAGAATATGCTAGGTATGTTGTACAAATAGAAGAGGATGCAAAGCTTTCAAACAGGATACTAAGAAATACGCTCCATTCTATAACTAAACTCCTAGATAAGTCTGAAAAGAAAGAGCCACTGAATCTAGTGAAACTTTTGGAGAAATCGACTGGAGTTAATGGAGTAGTAAAGTTTGACAATGACCAAGTCCCACCTTTATATCCTGAAGAAATCAACAATTGTTGGAGTCTTGTAGTAGTAACTTTGACATCTATTGCCATAGCACTTCCAAACGTTGCAAATGGTCATTTCAAGAGGTTACTTGTCAGCGTGAGGGAAGGCCTCCAAATTATAAGACACGTTGAAGAATGTCTCAATGCAGATGAGGACTTGGAAAAGGCAAGAAAAGCAGCAAAACACGCGTGGGTAGAAGTTGAAATGTACCGTAGTTGGCTTCAAATTGAACTTCAAAAATTGGCCCAGAAAGGAAAATGTTCGAAGGAGATTCTTAACTGGTTGGGTGATGAAGCAGCAAAAATTGTGATACAATTTAAAAGTATCAAAAGGCCAAGTATAGATCACTCACCTTATAAGTTTATACTTGCAAGTTCCATGTATAGAATTAGCCAGTCTATATTGCTAGAATGCAATGAGCAAGAAAATTTGTCGAGGAGTGATGAAGAACTTTTTGAATGGATATCAACTATGATTGCAGCTATATTATCTGCTTGCTTTACCAACTTACCCCATGTCATAAACATGAAGTGTCATCACCGTGCGATCGAGAAAAGAGAAGACAACATTCGAAATGCAGCCCAGCTTCTTGGTAAATCAAAAAAGATCCTTAAGATCCTTAAGGCGCGTCAACTTCCTAACATAGATCTAGACTCAATGGCATACGTTGATAAGTGGCATGAATTAACAATTAGTCAACTACCTAATGCTGGTCAACCCAATGGTGTCAACACTAGTGCTTCTACAACCATGATTGAACGAGATTCTTCGAGTTCTGTTGAATCCTTCACAATAAGTTTTATGTAACATGAGTGAATATATTAATGTTTCCATGTGTTATCACGTGTTTAGAGTAATTCAACTTGTGATGAAAATGTAATTGTGGTGATC
This is a stretch of genomic DNA from Helianthus annuus cultivar XRQ/B chromosome 16, HanXRQr2.0-SUNRISE, whole genome shotgun sequence. It encodes these proteins:
- the LOC110924018 gene encoding uncharacterized protein LOC110924018; translation: MIFDSPNDAMPWVGLYIAVASVICILAIAADVVQGFRQWKLWFPNRFFTLNAATITLVAIAMKPVVDLPNEVPDYKANNFKVVSMSFLITMLGNLLPSLGLLDGRELLMNMVALGILIITIFVNFVIQFDISNLVSTFLLIFITLWPFSVAVTVSATRKNLEHRYKESQSLVSCHQEKMFSYKEHKRLVKKYWMMTETHNPQFVIACSPISSAFGVICSFFGLRGVFQIYVLCAGDITFTDSVISDYKWSSDIIVWVQTIGIVLGGIAPTFRCFTSIGHYNLSKKWSKNQLNVFRVEKHWIETLQKWKRSHVHLHIPGHHCKIVFHYIKNTILNIWITIHIGVLIICKIICLIPRTFLILLSCCWHFIKSFLKRFKNVANASSNNMSLGIEEYARYVVQIEEDAKLSNRILRNTLHSITKLLDKSEKKEPLNLVKLLEKSTGVNGVVKFDNDQVPPLYPEEINNCWSLVVVTLTSIAIALPNVANGHFKRLLVSVREGLQIIRHVEECLNADEDLEKARKAAKHAWVEVEMYRSWLQIELQKLAQKGKCSKEILNWLGDEAAKIVIQFKSIKRPSIDHSPYKFILASSMYRISQSILLECNEQENLSRSDEELFEWISTMIAAILSACFTNLPHVINMKCHHRAIEKREDNIRNAAQLLGKSKKILKILKARQLPNIDLDSMAYVDKWHELTISQLPNAGQPNGVNTSASTTMIERDSSSSVESFTISFM